A region from the Lycium barbarum isolate Lr01 chromosome 8, ASM1917538v2, whole genome shotgun sequence genome encodes:
- the LOC132606651 gene encoding aquaporin PIP2-7-like produces MSKEVIEEGQTHHHGKDYVDPPPAPLLDMAELAKWSFYRALIAEFIATLLFLYVTVATVIGHKKLNGVNQCDGVGILGIAWAFGGMIFVLVYCTAGISGGHINPAVTFGLFLARKVSLIRAVAYIIAQSLGAICGVGFVKAFMKHDYNIGGGGGNFVAPGYNKGTALGAEIIGTFVLVYTVFSATDPKRSARDSHVPVLAPLPIGFAVFMVHLATIPITGTGINPARSFGAAVIINRKNIWDDQWIFWVGPMVGAMAAAIYHQFVLRAGAVKALGSFRSNPSN; encoded by the exons ATGTCAAAGGAAGTGATTGAAGAAGGACAAACACATCACCATGGAAAAGACTATGTTGACCCTCCACCAGCACCACTTCTTGACATGGCTGAGTTAGCTAAATGGTCTTTTTACAGAGCTCTTATAGCTGAGTTCATAGCTACACTTCTCTTCCTTTATGTTACTGTTGCAACTGTTATTGGACACAAGAAACTTAATGGTGTTAACCAATGTGATGGTGTTGGTATTCTTGGAATTGCATGGGCTTTTGGTGGCATGATTTTTGTACTTGTTTACTGTACTGCTGGCATTTCTg GTGGTCACATTAACCCAGCAGTGACATTTGGGTTATTCTTGGCAAGGAAAGTGTCATTGATAAGAGCAGTTGCATACATAATAGCTCAGTCACTTGGTGCTATTTGTGGTGTTGGTTTTGTCAAGGCATTCATGAAGCATGACTACAACATAGGTGGTGGTGGTGGTAACTTTGTGGCACCTGGTTACAACAAGGGCACTGCTTTGGGTGCTGAGATTATTGGAACTTTTGTGCTTGTTTACACTGTTTTCTCTGCTACTGACCCTAAGAGAAGTGCTCGTGATTCTCATGTCCCT GTTTTGGCTCCTCTGCCAATTGGATTTGCTGTTTTCATGGTTCATTTGGCCACCATCCCCATTACTGGAACTGGCATCAACCCTGCTAGAAGCTTTGGTGCTGCTGTCATTATCAacaggaaaaacatctgggatGACCAA TGGATATTTTGGGTTGGACCAATGGTGGGAGCAATGGCAGCGGCGATATACCATCAGTTTGTATTGAGAGCTGGAGCTGTTAAAGCTTTGGGATCTTTCAGAAGCAACCCAAGCAACTAA
- the LOC132606649 gene encoding uncharacterized protein LOC132606649 isoform X3, translated as MMLVDYGGSVFPSIAHSPWNGVRLADFVMPFFLFVVGVSLAIVNKIVIDRTGGTLKVVIRTLKLFILGIFLQGGYLHGITGLTYGVDIERIRWMGILQRIAVGYIVAALCEIWLPCQGMKRISLFRNYIWQWCIMFLLSAIHCGLLYGLYVPDWKFSVSQSTGTTIYEVKCSVRGDLGPACNSAGMVDRYILGINHLYAKPVYRNMKECNGSNMPSWCHAAFDPEGILSSLTAAATSIIGLQYGHILVQFQDHKDQLYSWSVLSFSLLVVGLLLDFIGVPLNKSLYTISYMLVTSAAAGITFCLLYLLVDIYGWRRLMFVLEWMGKHSLSIFILITSNITVILIQGFYWRDPHNNIVRWVVTQFVHK; from the exons ATGATGCTTGTGGATTACGGTGGTTCTGTTTTCCCCAGCATTGCTCACTCCCCGTGGAATGGGGTCCGCTTGGCAGACTTTGTAATGCCTTTCTTCCTCTTTGTTGTTGGAGTTTCCCTGGCAATTGTAAATAAG ATAGTCATAGACAGAACTGGGGGAACCTTGAAAGTTGTGATTAGGACATTGAAACTTTTTATCCTTGGCATTTTCCTTCAAG GGGGTTACTTGCATGGAATCACTGGCTTAACCTATGGTGTAGATATTGAAAGAATACGATGGATGGGAATTTTGCAG AGAATAGCTGTTGGATATATTGTAGCAGCTTTGTGCGAGATCTGGCTTCCATGTCAGGGGATGAAAAGAATCTCCCTTTTCAGAAATTACATTTGGCAATG GTGTATCATGTTCCTATTGTCTGCTATacattgtgggttgttgtatggTCTGTATGTACCTGACTGGAAATTCAGTGTGTCACAGTCAACAGGAACCACCATTTATGAG GTAAAATGTTCTGTTAGAGGAGATCTTGGACCTGCATGTAATTCTGCTGGAATGGTTGATCGCTATATTCTTGGAATAAATCACCTCTATGCAAAACCTGTATATAGAAATATGAAG GAATGCAATGGATCCAACATGCCATCTTGGTGTCATGCCGCTTTTGATCCTGAAGGCATTTTAAG TTCGCTAACAGCTGCTGCCACATCCATCATTGGACTGCAGTACGGTCACATACTTGTCCAATTTCAG GATCATAAAGATCAGCTATACAGTTGGTCCGTCCTCTCGTTTTCACTTCTTGTGGTTGGTTTGCTCCTTGACTTCATAG GTGTTCCATTAAACAAATCGCTGTACACGATAAGTTATATGCTGGTAACCTCAGCTGCTGCTGGAATCACATTCTGTTTGCTATATTTATTG GTGGATATTTATGGTTGGAGGCGTTTGATGTTCGTTTTAGAGTGGATGGGAAAGCATTCTCTTAGTATCTTTATTCTCATAACATCAAATATAACTGTAATTCTAATTCAAGGATTTTATTGGAGAGATCCTCATAATAACATT GTTCGTTGGGTTGTGACACAATTCGTACACAAATGA